The Phoenix dactylifera cultivar Barhee BC4 unplaced genomic scaffold, palm_55x_up_171113_PBpolish2nd_filt_p 000077F, whole genome shotgun sequence region TGATAAATTGATTATTTAAGATTTCCTGTGTGAGTGCGTTGTATGCTGAAGTCCAATTCACTGTTCAGTGAAAGCAATTCTTTATGCGGCCACTATGAGTGGATTCTGAGCTCCCCTTTGTTATGATACCATCTTATAATGATTTTGGTCTTTCTCATTTTAGAATTAATGAGATTCAGTTTTTTTTGTTCGTTTGCATAAGTTCTATGGTAGGATATGAATTCAAGGTCTAGTCTTGTATAAAATCACATCAATTGGTTCTTGTTTGCTTGCGTAGTTAGAAATTTAGTATGCATATATGGTAGATCCTGTCATCTTTTTCCACCTCTTTGACAGTTGGCTTGAAGTTGTACAGACAAGCGGATATCGTTGGAATGTTGTTAGTAATGGTCTAGGATGTCCATGCTGCTTTTAGAGCTTGCTGGATGGGCAGGGTGGGACAATTTTAGACTGCAAATTAGAATGCTACTAATTGAACTTTATAGATTGCTGCTATAAATTAAAGAATTTTGTTGGATAAAAGACTGATACATGATTTTTTCTGGAATCTATAAAAACTAACTTTCCTTTGCTTTAGTCACTaagatatttttctttgtttaccTTTAGATTTACCTCTTTGCTTTTAGATCTTGCTGATATATAAAACACCCCCACCGGACATCTGTTGTATATCCAAAAGGGACATTCATCCATATCCATCATGTGCCAGGCACATGAAAACATGGATGACTGTGATAAAGAGATATAATAGGAAGTAAAGAATGTGGAGAAATGAAGAACGGCCTCTATTTTGACTGATGATTTATGGAACACAGTGCTTTTGGATGCGTGTAGGATGTACTTCATGCCAGTTTTCAATACTAATGCAGTAAAGTATGTGTTGGTGTTGCCAAAATTATTTGATGATTTTTTGCTGCTCCTGTTAAGCATTTTTTGAGTTGATTGAGGTAGGTGCTTGGCATTAAATCTGGACAACCTGGAATTATATGTCTGAGAGCATGGGATATCTAAACTCTATATGTTGTTTACTATGTGAAAAAAGAGCGCAGTTCTATTAGTTTAAGCAAGTGAAATTCCATTTGATCTTATTGAATGActtgagcaaaaaaaaaaattaagccaTAAAGCCTTTATCACCTTCTTTGGCATGCTTCAAATCAGATATTAGTGGTTGCACATGAAAGGTCATAGATACTTGATTTAATACATATGCACtttgatttttaaattttcagGTACAGAATCACATCAAATTTTAATGTATCTTGCAATCTAGAAATGCAAGTAAAACTGTGGAACTTTTTTATATGATCTAGTGGTGTTTtaaagtttttgtttttggtttaAGGTGATTGCCCGTTTGATGTGAATATGACATTTTTTAGGTTATTTTGTTTATTCTGCTTTCTTAATTTTCTTTGGGGAATTGTGagacaatctttttttttttttttacttctccttttttttttcgtttatcATTGGCCCAGAAATAATCATTTGCAGTATTTGTCTGTTTATGTTTTAAAATTCTGCATATGTGTATTGAAACATATTGTTGCTTAGAACTGGCTTTTGTTTGTTAATGCAGGTATGTCCTGTTTGTGCATCTAGGGTTGGCACGAACATGGTTGGGCACTTAACAGTGCATCATGcgagtttctttaagatatccTATCTTCTTGTCGTTGATATCATATGTCTTATGTGTAGCAatgaatatttttgtttttgtctcTAGATGCACTATAGTTGTTTATTGTACACCAAACCCTGCTCTACGAATCAAATTGTTAAATTGTCAAGCTATCTTTACTTTGTTCATTTTGCGCAAATGTCATGTTTGATTTTGAGCAGTAGGCTTTGAATTCCTTAATAATAATTCACATGCAGTGTAGGAGGAGATTCCGTAAAGGTTCATCAGGGTCGCATTCTACACTTTCTTTGTTGAGAAAGGATCTGCGAGAAGGGAATCTACAATCTCTTTCTGGGGGGTCTTCATTTACATTTTCTCCCTCCAATGCTGCACCTGATCCATTGCTGTCATCATTTATTCTTAACTTTCCAGTGGCTGATTTATCAAAAGATGTAAAGCCTGAATCCTTGAATGACAAAACTTCAGATGAGAAAGCAGTAGAAAGGTATGAAACATTGGCATTTTCCCTCAATTATATTCTCTTTTTCATTAATGTTATGATAATTTCCATTATATTTCCAATAAGGTGGTGGTAATCCTTCAAGATTCACTGACTTCCACTTGATTACTCTGAAAGAAAAAGTGTTTCTGTAAGATGGTGAGAAAAATGATTTGGAATTACTTTCTACTCTTTCCTGATCAATCATTTGTTTGTATAAGGACATGGCATAGTATGTTCATAACTATAAATTGGACTTCTAAGGGGAGAAATAGTCTTATTTTCAAATGGCATTAGTAGTTATgttacttgtttttttttttttttttttttttttttttttttttaacttcgtCTCTAGAAATGCATGCCGCCACTTGTGTCAAATAAATTGAGATCTCTTATTCTAGTGTAGTCAATTCTGgtaatttttttggttttgctatgttgatttttttattaactgaatgtggaaaatatttttttggtttGTAAATGCTTTTTTTGTTTCATAGTAATTTTTTATCCAATTAGGGAGCTTTTTTGGCTTGATTGGATCTAATTACCTAGTGCATTTTCTGTGCCTCTGTGTGCATTGATTCATGTATGCATGATAGTTCTCTTTTAATTGTAATGGAAGTCTAGTATTGTGTACAGAACTTTAGACTGTCATATTGAAGATCTTATCCACCA contains the following coding sequences:
- the LOC103712615 gene encoding protein DEHYDRATION-INDUCED 19 homolog 2-like isoform X1, with protein sequence MEADCWSRFSAASKRHQSVLQSRFDLCLGYEEIDGGAEDSSAEFRCPFCSEDFDIVGLCCHIDEEHPVEAKNGVCPVCASRVGTNMVGHLTVHHASFFKMQCRRRFRKGSSGSHSTLSLLRKDLREGNLQSLSGGSSFTFSPSNAAPDPLLSSFILNFPVADLSKDVKPESLNDKTSDEKAVESVGPSLSKKDKEERTWRSKFVQELVLSTIFGDSL